From the genome of Malus sylvestris chromosome 6, drMalSylv7.2, whole genome shotgun sequence, one region includes:
- the LOC126625624 gene encoding uncharacterized protein LOC126625624 yields MSSSPKSKGDKRPNADVVPGRHPERWRKDAAGNVVCKRFCNCQGCLCFEYDHIVLFSKGGESTEGNCHIPQTRVNRYESDKRQSRHNSVEREDRCVNLCDAMLLCSTDNCCGCHPQNHLSPVEECLYKELDIIEMAVYGDVIRPGNQCRCRTVAEMLGQHKSKDQTAACKLQ; encoded by the exons atgagttCTTCGCCGAAGAGCAAGGGTGACAAAAGACCAAATGCGGATGTAGTGCCGGGCCGACACCCTGAGCGGTGGCGCAAAGACGCCGCTGGAAACGTAGTCTGTAAGCGCTTCTGTAACTGCCAGGGCTGCCTATGCTTCGAGTACGATCATATCGTCCTCTTCTCCAAAG GTGGTGAATCCACTGAAGGCAATTGTCACATTCCTCAAACAAGAGTGAACAGATACGAATCAGACAAAAGACAAAGTCGACACAACTCAGTTGAAAGGGAGGATCGCTGCGTGAATCTGTGTGACGCAATGCTCTTATGTTCCACTGATAACTGTTGTGGGTGCCATCCCCAAAATCATTTATCACCGGTTGAAGAATGCCTAT ATAAGGAGCTGGACATAATCGAGATGGCCGTGTATGGTGACGTGATCCGGCCAGGAAACCAATGCCGATGCAGAACTGTGGCCGAGATGCTTGGCCAGCACAAGTCGAAGGACCAAACAGCTGCTTGCAAGTTGCAATAG
- the LOC126625344 gene encoding uncharacterized protein At5g01610-like, producing MEKTLTRVGSFWVSKKAKEEISNITQDLSSLSNTVEEKAKRIFNKLKGKQQKPLPDLLREYYLPPGLFPRNITCYEFDESKGKLIVYLPSPCEVSFKDSSVVRYSIRIKGTLSRGKLSGIEGMKTRVLVWVKVTSVSVEGYKSEKVWFTAGMKKSRPKDAYEMPRDAIIVEEF from the exons ATGGAGAAAACTCTGACAAGAGTTGGGAGCTTTTGGGTTTCCAAGAAAGCTAAGGAAGAGATCTCCAACATCACTCAAGATCTCTCT TCATTATCAAACACTGTTGAGGAGAAAGCAAAACGGATATTCAACAAGCTCAAAG GTAAGCAACAAAAACCGTTGCCTGATCTTCTCCGAGAGTACTACCTTCCACCGGGCCTGTTTCCCCGGAACATAACATGTTACGAATTTGACGAATCAAAGGGCAAGCTCATTGTTTACTTGCCTTCTCCCTGTGAGGTGAGCTTCAAGGACTCATCTGTTGTACGATACAGCATTCGGATCAAAGGAACATTGTCGAGGGGAAAGCTTAGTGGAATCGAAGGAATGAAGACAAGGGTTCTGGTGTGGGTGAAAGTCACTAGCGTTTCTGTCGAGGGCTATAAGTCTGAAAAAGTATGGTTCACCGCTGGTATGAAGAAATCACGACCCAAAGATGCTTATGAAATGCCTCGCGATGCCATTATAGTCGAAGAATTCTAA